In one window of Gorilla gorilla gorilla isolate KB3781 chromosome 2, NHGRI_mGorGor1-v2.1_pri, whole genome shotgun sequence DNA:
- the CYB561D2 gene encoding transmembrane reductase CYB561D2 isoform X2, with the protein MTEALLVFSPESSLLHSLSRKGRARCHWVLQLLALLCALLGLGLVILHKEQLGKAHLVTRHGQAGLLAVLWAGLQCSGGVGLLYPKLLPRWPLAKLKLYHATSGLVGYLLGSASLLLGMCSLWFTASVTGAAWYLAVLCPVLTSLVIMNQVSNAYLYRKRIQP; encoded by the coding sequence ATGACCGAGGCACTACTGGTGTTTTCTCCTGAGAGTTCGCTGCTGCACTCCCTCTCACGGAAAGGCCGAGCACGCTGCCACTGGgtgctgcagctgctggccctgcTGTGTGCACTGCTGGGCCTCGGCCTTGTCATCCTCCACAAAGAGCAGCTTGGCAAAGCCCACCTGGTTACGCGGCATGGGCAGGCAGGGCTGCTGGCTGTGCTGTGGGCAGGGCTGCAGTGCTCAGGTGGGGTGGGGCTGCTCTACCCCAAGCTGCTGCCCCGATGGCCCCTGGCGAAGCTCAAGCTATACCATGCTACTTCTGGGCTGGTGGGCTACCTGCTGGGTAGTGCCAGCCTCTTGCTGGGCATGTGCTCACTCTGGTTCACTGCCTCTGTCACTGGTGCAGCCTGGTACCTGGCTGTATTATGCCCTGTCCTCACCAGCTTGGTCATTATGAACCAGGTGAGCAATGCCTACCTATACCGCAAGAGGATCCAACCATGA
- the TMEM115 gene encoding transmembrane protein 115 — protein sequence MQRALPGARQHLGAILASASVVVKALCAAVLFLYLLSFAVDTGCLAVTPGYLFPPNFWIWTLATHGLMEQHVWDVAISLTTVVVAGRLLEPLWGALELLIFFSVVNVSVGLLGAFAYLLTYMASFNLVYLFTVRIHGALGFLGGVLVALKQTMGDCVVLRVPQVRVSVMPMLLLALLLLLRLATLLQSPALASYGFGLLSSWVYLRFYQRHSRGRGDMADHFAFATFFPEILQPVVGLLANLVHGLLVKVKICQKTVKRYDVGAPSSITISLPGTDPQDAERRRQLALKALNERLKRVEDQSIWPSMDDDEEESGAKVDSPLPSDKAPTPPGKGAAPESSLITFEAAPPTL from the exons ATGCAACGTGCCCTgccaggcgcccgccagcacttGGGGGCCATTCTGGCCAGCGCCAGCGTGGTGGTGAAGGCTCTGTGTGCGGCGGTACTATTCCTCTACCTGCTCTCCTTCGCCGTGGACACAGGCTGCCTGGCGGTCACCCCGGGCTACCTCTTTCCTCCCAACTTCTGGATCTGGACCCTGGCCACCCATGGGCTGATGGAGCAGCATGTGTGGGACGTGGCCATCAGCCTGACAACGGTGGTGGTGGCCGGGCGTTTGCTGGAGCCCCTCTGGGGGGCCTTGGAGCTGCTCATCTTCTTCTCAGTGGTGAATGTGTCTGTAGGGCTGCTGGGGGCCTTCGCCTACCTCCTCACCTACATGGCTTCCTTCAACCTGGTCTACCTGTTCACTGTCCGTATCCACGGCGCCTTGGGCTTCCTAGGTGGTGTCCTGGTGGCACTCAAGCAAACCATGGGGGACTGTGTGGTCCTGCGAGTGCCCCAGGTGCGCGTCAGTGTGATGCCCATGCTGCTGCTGgcgctgctgctcctgctgcggCTCGCCACGCTGCTCCAGAGCCCGGCGCTGGCTTCCTATGGCTTCGGGCTGCTCTCCAGTTGGGTATATCTTCGCTTCTACCAGCGCCATAGCCGGGGCCGAGGGGACATGGCTGACCACTTTGCTTTCGCCACTTTCTTCCCTGAGATCCTGCAGCCTGTGGTGGGTTTGCTGGCGAATTTGGTGCACGGCCTCCTAGTGAAGGTAAAGATATGCCAGAAGACGGTGAAGCGCTACGATGTGGGTGCCCCATCCTCCATCACCATCAGCCTGCCAGGCACAGACCCTCAAGACGCCGAGCGGAGAAG GCAACTGGCCCTGAAGGCACTCAATGAGCGGCTGAAGAGAGTGGAAGACCAGTCCATCTGGCCCAGCATGGATGATGATGAAGAGGAGTCTGGGGCCAAGGTGGACAGCCCCCTGCCCTCAGACAAAGCTCCCACACCCCCAGGGAAGGGGGCTGCCCCAGAGTCCAGTCTAATCACCTTCGAGGCAGCTCCCCCGACGCTGTAA
- the CYB561D2 gene encoding transmembrane reductase CYB561D2 isoform X1 — protein sequence MALSAETESHIYRALRTASGAAAHLVALGFTIFVAVLARPGSSLFSWHPVLMSLAFSFLMTEALLVFSPESSLLHSLSRKGRARCHWVLQLLALLCALLGLGLVILHKEQLGKAHLVTRHGQAGLLAVLWAGLQCSGGVGLLYPKLLPRWPLAKLKLYHATSGLVGYLLGSASLLLGMCSLWFTASVTGAAWYLAVLCPVLTSLVIMNQVSNAYLYRKRIQP from the exons ATGGCCCTTTCTGCGGAGACCGAGTCACACATCTACCGAGCTCTGCGTACTGCTTCTGGCGCTGCCGCCCACCTTGTGGCCCTGGGCTTTACCATCTTTGTGGCTGTGCTTGCCAGGCCTGGCTCCA GCCTGTTCTCCTGGCACCCGGTGCTTATGTCTTTGGCT TTCTCCTTCCTGATGACCGAGGCACTACTGGTGTTTTCTCCTGAGAGTTCGCTGCTGCACTCCCTCTCACGGAAAGGCCGAGCACGCTGCCACTGGgtgctgcagctgctggccctgcTGTGTGCACTGCTGGGCCTCGGCCTTGTCATCCTCCACAAAGAGCAGCTTGGCAAAGCCCACCTGGTTACGCGGCATGGGCAGGCAGGGCTGCTGGCTGTGCTGTGGGCAGGGCTGCAGTGCTCAGGTGGGGTGGGGCTGCTCTACCCCAAGCTGCTGCCCCGATGGCCCCTGGCGAAGCTCAAGCTATACCATGCTACTTCTGGGCTGGTGGGCTACCTGCTGGGTAGTGCCAGCCTCTTGCTGGGCATGTGCTCACTCTGGTTCACTGCCTCTGTCACTGGTGCAGCCTGGTACCTGGCTGTATTATGCCCTGTCCTCACCAGCTTGGTCATTATGAACCAGGTGAGCAATGCCTACCTATACCGCAAGAGGATCCAACCATGA